From the Cucumis sativus cultivar 9930 chromosome 5, Cucumber_9930_V3, whole genome shotgun sequence genome, the window ATCTCGGTTATTCAAGGTAATGGCAATCAACAATTCCAGACAGAAGACTGCTGTATCTTCATCCTCAGGAGAGCTGTTCCCTTTCTGGGGCCGTCCTGCAGCCCATATCAGTGCTTGTGCCAGCTGTAACAGAGATTCAGCCTGTAGAAACTTGCTCTCTGTAAAAATGCTGTCAATATTGCACTTTTGAATGGTTTGAAGGGTGCGCTGATGAGCAGCAAGTTGTTGTTCGGTGGGCTGTGACCTTGGCTCCTCACTGTCAAGAGATAAGAGCTGACTGAACCGACCCATTAGACCTGAGGATCTCTTGGGAGTTCCAATTGACTGTATATGTGCAGCAGATAAAGAACTCGTAAGAGGCTTTCCATGCCCAGCGTCAGCAGAAAGTTCTGATTCATCAGCTGCATCACTGGCCACACGAGCTGGTAAAAGACCAAGCTTGTGCAATCGCAAGATGCAATCAAGGATGTTTCTCCAACCTGTGCGAATGAAGTCACCATACCTGTTGGCTATGGTGAAAACGGTCATAGTAGCCATCCTAGCTTTTGTATCATCACCAAATGCCAGCACAGGCTCCTCAACAGATGATGGGTTCATGAGGGTTGTGAACTTGCAGAGGGACACAACAAGATCGTCAAGTACATCTTCAAGGTGATGGCATGCAGAGATCTTTGCAACAGCTAAGAATCCATCAATACATGTTTGATAGACTTCTTCATGTTCTGCATGATCAAATACCACAGATATAGCAGCAATTGTTGGCCCTGACATTATAGCAAACATATCACGATCAAGATAGGCTTTAGAATCAGACACGATGAATGGAGAGGATTTCTTAGATTTATGCATCAGATCTATCCATCGGCTTGGGGTCATTTCAGGAAAACCATTTCCTTGCTCCGGAGTAGTACGAATCTCATTCTTACAGATTGAGTGATACAATTCAGAGAGGAAATCTCGTGGAAGATCATTGCCTCCATTTATGTGCCTGCTATTCCGAATGAAATCTTCTTCCgtcatcttctttttcacttGAACATTGTGCTGATCTGTATTCAACATTATAAGTGAATAAGAAAGTAGAAGAGCAGCATCCTTATTTACAAGAATTTGAGGCGACTGTTCATAATATCTCTCAGAGAATGCCTCAAGCACCCTTTGTATCTTCTGTGATTCTCCAGGGAGTCGAAAAGTTTCCAAAAACAGCCGCAAAGCAGTATCCAAATTCATGTCCTGAAAATCAAAAGTCCAAGCAAATTCATGAAGAACCTGGACACAAAACTCATCATGATTTCCAAGGAAGTCCCCAACCAGATTTTTATCCAAACCAGCAGTGTACCTGAAAAAGCATGCTACACTCTTGGGATCAAGTTTATCAGGCAAGAGATGGGTTCCTTGAAGGAACTCCAGTCCTTTCTTGGGATCACGATTAAAGTGATCGGCTCCAATCATCAAACGTCTCTTAATGTACTTTTTCCTTCTCACAAATGGAACCCATTGAGTAGGATCACTGTAATTTTCACATTTAACCATCCAGAAAGGAGTATATTCCTCAAGGTTCACAGGAGTATTTTCTAGTCCAGCTCCATTACCAATCCTCTCCGCCATTCCTTGTATAACGGCAATGAGACCATCCAAAGCAAGGATATGCATTGAAGACAAAGGACAATTAACTGGAAAAGCACTCTTGGACAGAAGATTAGCAAGATCTTCAAAGACATTACTGCAAGTTATGTCACAGTCTAAGTTTGCATACATCTCCACCATAAAGGTTTTCTGCCTACAGAAATCAACAAGAGCCTCCATGGCAACCTCCTGCTGCTGATATGAAGCCCCATACCTGCTCTGGGCAAGCCTCAAAATCACACATGAAAAGAAAGCCTCAAGCTGCAACTTCAGCTCAGTGCGCAGATGGTGGTAGAGATTGAGAACAATGCTACAAACCATTGAAAGGATTAGCGAGCTTGTTGACAAACCAAATTGCATAAGGTTTCGAAATAATTCATCTTGGATTAAACTCAATAGCCTAGGGTGATGGCGGAAGGATGGGCCACCCAACTCTATTGCTGAATTTATCAATCCCAAGGCAAAGAGAGGAACATCTTCATCAAAAGCCATGGTATTTGACCTAGCTCCCAACTCCATATGCTCAACTAGATTTAACAATGAACAGAGGAATCGGAAAATTTCCACCATGCAGGGGACCCCATAAGGTTCATTCATAAGATGAAAGTCAAATGGAACCGTATCCTTCGCACTACCATCCTCAAGTAAATTTTCCTCCATTCCAGTTGCCATCAGACCTGATGAAGGATTAGAGTCAAAATTGTTGGATGATGATTGACCATCAAATTCATGGCCCACGTTGCCATTCTCCAGAAGCCTGTTTCCAAGCACATAGTCATCATTAGCCCCCCGGCCAGCCTGAACAAGagaataaatttcataaattattttaacaattttgtactAATTTTTGCCAAAGAGCAACTTGATAAtttcaatatcaaaataaataatgtgaGGAGTCATTCTAAATGTAAGaaacattaacaaaaacataaaaatgcaAAACCTTGTATTGTggacaaaaattatttttgctagataattttttttaaaaaacagaaacaaaaacaaaaacaaaaagatgtaTCCATCAACTTTCACTTTCTCTTAGACAAATTCTAACGCTCATTATCAACATCATCGTCAACGTGACTAATAGGAGTACCTAAACTTTAGCActtatatgcatatatataaatacgaCACATATATGGataagaaataatttcattgatcGAATGAAATACCCAAGATATCCAAGGGTACAAAAGGTGATCACTTTATATAATTTAGgaccaaaatttcaaagaaagtGAGCAAAACAGcttctttgaaattttgactCCACTCAGCcttgcaaaaaaaataagcaTAACAGCTTCTTTAGGAGACCCAAAATTGCAAAGAAGCTGTTAtgcgttttttctttttctttttttgcaagGCTGACGCAGTCAACGATCCAACTCATAAGAATGGGCAGATATCTCTCAATgtaaaaaaacttttcttccaatCTAATGGCATTTAATCACAGTTGTCCACAGAACATGAGCGCAAAGATAAAAATGACAGCAAGTACATTCTTTACCAAATTTCACTACTTATGACCTCAGTAATTGACATGGAACCAAGATGAAACACTGACGGTTAACACTGAAGATCCAACATTGTAAGTATATGTTTATTAcccaacaaaactaaaaactaaactgAGAAACCTGTAAACCGTGACCATGGTGCAACAGCTATCTCATActtataataaagaaaacccAATCTTGATAAAAGCATCAcagataaatgaaaaatatcacGTTCACTTTAGTCTTCAAAggagattaaatttaaaatgaaaaggataTAACCAGTATTTCATACCCAGAGAGATATAGTAAGGGAACTTCaactgaaagaaaaaagatacaTACCATAAGGTAAACTtcaactgaaaaaaaaatatatactataagGTAAAGTAAAACTACCGTGcacaaaatgataaatttcttttccattaaGCTTCATCACACATCTAACTATCCCACGGTTTAAAATGTAGCTATTGAGAAATGCAGAGAATAAATTAGTACCTCCTGTTTGCTGGAACTGTTGCCATTGACCAGTGCACGTTCTGTGGTATTGATTTCTGAAAGATGTGAAAAGATACACCTAACAAGCTCATGAACTGTGTGGCGAGCTATCCGTTGCAATAGCTCACCCTTGGTGGCTGCTTGATGCACTATGCGGAAACACGTATTAACAATTGTGCAGACATGCTGATTGCTCAACATAATGGATGCCTTACTTTTCATACAAGCAAGAAGGACCTGAAGTATTTTCATCAGGACCATTTCTTCTGATGCAGGATCTGTTAACTCAAATCTACAACAGGTAACAGCATCAACTATCAAGTGAACAGAGTCTCCAGCGTTCACAGTATTTTGATCAATCATGTCAAGAGTTAAAATCTTGTACACAGAGGATAAAGCAACCCCAGTAATAGGTGCCCCAGTTTCATCCGATCGAACTACATCTAAAAATGGTTGAAGATACACAGCAGGGTTGATTGTATGCCACGGATGCTGCCATGAATATATCTGTTTCCTTAATGATTTCAGTGATTGAATTAAAGAGTGCTCCAATTGATCATCACCTGACATATATCGACCTCCCCATCTTACATTTCTTCTCATAACTGCCAATACAGCACCAATTTCTGAATTAATCATGCAAGCCAATGCagttttatttgtatatgtGACATCACACTCCTCAGGTTCTTCCTCAATTGCATTGATTCCAGTTTGCAGCTTCAGGCGCCCCATCTTTGGATATGTTCCCTTCACCGTACTAAAGTTTGTTGAGTACTGTGAGAAGATTGAGTAGAAACCTTGCTAACTTGAGCAATCGCTGCTTAAGTGGAGAAGAGAAACATATTTATTAgcaattcaaaattcaacgagccctaaattaaaagttggCATAAGAACTCCAGCTAAAATTTTCctagaaagaaaagatgtaCTAGCACagttccaaatttaaaatttccctaatcaatttgaaaaattagataacccatcaaagttaaaatttaagttcCACTAACCAAATGAATAATAGATTGACttcatatttataagtttcattataataaagatATCATTCCATAAACCACATCCCACAAAGATTGACGGGAGCAATCACGCTAGAAGACGGCTCATTTCAAGGAAGTAGATGTCTAAAAACtgttttttgttgttcatAATAGGAAGTTCAtgcttttctatattttatttttttaaggtaagaaatcaaacatttatgaagaaaaaggaaagaatttaCGAAGGcactagaaaaagaaaaaaaaaagacaccTAAACTAGCTACAAGAACTGGTTCTagttcaaaagaattaaactaAGCTGATAAATACAGAAAGACCGATTAGCATTACATAAAGACAGCCTCTAACCTCTAAAAATTCGGCTATTCCTTTCAAGACACATCCTACAAAATAGCacccaaaaaaacaaactaacaaCAATAGCAATAACAAACAAACCACAAGTTCTTCCTTTATGactgttggtgatatataattaattttgccttcaaccactaacttaaacttttggatgaattgatggtttaatatggtatcagagcaggaGGTCCATCAAGGTCTTGTGTTCAAGCCTttgcattgtcgtttcctccccaattaaaatcaatttccacttATTGTTCCTTTCAATgtttcaagcccacaagtaCACAAGTGAGGTAAAATTGATTcccacttgttgggcctttcaaatatttcaagcgatcaagcccacaagtgaggggaagtgttggtgatatataattaaatttgccttcaaccatcagcttaagtttttttatgaattggtggtttaataatGGCAAAAGAGAGAGTTCATCAAAACCTCCTCCACAATCGAGCAACAGTCCCTATCACACGTCACAACAACTCCAAACAGCCTAAAAGACTGACGCACaggaaacaaacaaatagGTAGCTCCTCCACATATTCCTATTGATGACAAAGTAAACACCACTGAAAACACATCACTAAGGATGAATGTTGTTGGACAATATCCTGGATGTTCACTCTACCATGTAAAACTTATGGAGCAAAGGACTGCACTTTCTTAAGGTCTGCACCTTCCTAATAGAGGAAAGACCAAGGTGTTGGTGAAACTCAAAATTATGCTAGATCTAAGATTACATGGAAAAGAACCGACCACAACCATCAGTAGTCAATAATCATAAACATCAGAATGATCCTCTGTGCAAGCCAGATGAAAAGTCTGCAAAAGGGTAGGAGACAGGAATAGTATTGAGTTTGCTTTAGCCTTGAGTTCCAGAAGTCCGcattctttcttaatttctttctgattatataacaaaatctcaaGTTACTAGAAACATGAGTCAAGTATAACACCACGAAAAACTTGGGAGCATACTCATCCATGAAAGTGCAACTTATTGGGTAAATTGATTGATGTCTCAAGCAATAATCTAAGAGTGTGGAATGTAAAGTTTGGGCCATCATGTCTTTcttcttaaaagaaacaacaaagttTGGACAGTAGGGGATGGGTCAGAGCGGGGATGAGAAAATCGCAAAGAAATGTAACTATTGAAATAGGCAACAAAACCTACTTGTTTTATCAGAAACTTCACCGGgaattttttcatcatttaacCTAGCACAAAGTGCATCGACTAAGAACTTTTTTGTGTCAATAAGTCTACACTCTCATTAATCGTAATTGTAGTCGTCTTGGCAATGGCTGGAAACACGAACAACAATTTAAGAATGGAtaaaggagaaagagaaaaatagcACCCAAACTCGAAATTTGATGTAAAATCTGataaacctttgaaatacCCACCTTCATTTTTGCTCTCCaatattcatatttcaaatttcataacgGGAACACTTTTGAGAGCTATAATACGAATCTTGTATCTACAACGAGGAAAAGGGTACACAACCTTGTATATGGATCCAAATTCCACACACAAATTCGAGAAATCCAACAAATGCAACCTGA encodes:
- the LOC101204638 gene encoding ARF guanine-nucleotide exchange factor GNOM, which translates into the protein MGRLKLQTGINAIEEEPEECDVTYTNKTALACMINSEIGAVLAVMRRNVRWGGRYMSGDDQLEHSLIQSLKSLRKQIYSWQHPWHTINPAVYLQPFLDVVRSDETGAPITGVALSSVYKILTLDMIDQNTVNAGDSVHLIVDAVTCCRFELTDPASEEMVLMKILQVLLACMKSKASIMLSNQHVCTIVNTCFRIVHQAATKGELLQRIARHTVHELVRCIFSHLSEINTTERALVNGNSSSKQEAGRGANDDYVLGNRLLENGNVGHEFDGQSSSNNFDSNPSSGLMATGMEENLLEDGSAKDTVPFDFHLMNEPYGVPCMVEIFRFLCSLLNLVEHMELGARSNTMAFDEDVPLFALGLINSAIELGGPSFRHHPRLLSLIQDELFRNLMQFGLSTSSLILSMVCSIVLNLYHHLRTELKLQLEAFFSCVILRLAQSRYGASYQQQEVAMEALVDFCRQKTFMVEMYANLDCDITCSNVFEDLANLLSKSAFPVNCPLSSMHILALDGLIAVIQGMAERIGNGAGLENTPVNLEEYTPFWMVKCENYSDPTQWVPFVRRKKYIKRRLMIGADHFNRDPKKGLEFLQGTHLLPDKLDPKSVACFFRYTAGLDKNLVGDFLGNHDEFCVQVLHEFAWTFDFQDMNLDTALRLFLETFRLPGESQKIQRVLEAFSERYYEQSPQILVNKDAALLLSYSLIMLNTDQHNVQVKKKMTEEDFIRNSRHINGGNDLPRDFLSELYHSICKNEIRTTPEQGNGFPEMTPSRWIDLMHKSKKSSPFIVSDSKAYLDRDMFAIMSGPTIAAISVVFDHAEHEEVYQTCIDGFLAVAKISACHHLEDVLDDLVVSLCKFTTLMNPSSVEEPVLAFGDDTKARMATMTVFTIANRYGDFIRTGWRNILDCILRLHKLGLLPARVASDAADESELSADAGHGKPLTSSLSAAHIQSIGTPKRSSGLMGRFSQLLSLDSEEPRSQPTEQQLAAHQRTLQTIQKCNIDSIFTESKFLQAESLLQLAQALIWAAGRPQKGNSSPEDEDTAVFCLELLIAITLNNRDRIVLLWPGVYDHISNIVQSTVMPCALVEKAVFGLLRICQRLLPYKENLADELLRSLQLVLKLDARVADAYCEQITQEVSRLVKANASHIRSPSGWRTITSLLSITARHPEASEAGFDALLFIVSDGAHLLPANYTLCIDASRQFAESRVGQAERSLRALDLMAGSVDCLGRWAKEGKEAAREEEAIKMSQDIGDMWLRLVQGLRKICLDQREEVRNQALLSLQKCLTGVDEINLPHDLWLQCFDLVIFTMLDDLLEIAQGHSQKDYRNMEGTLILAMKLLSKVFLLLLQDLSQLTTFCKLWLGVLSRMEKYAKAKVRGKRSEKLQELVPELLKNNLLVMKTKGVLVQRSALGGDSLWELTWLHVNNISPSLQSEVFPDQDSNRVLGQGEKGGLTSSEANSVSSTEKVASDNAGTGG